Proteins from a single region of Fusobacterium gonidiaformans ATCC 25563:
- a CDS encoding TetR/AcrR family transcriptional regulator, giving the protein MGRKIEFQKIEIEKAAFFLLEQEGIENFTIRNIARILNSSTSPIYYHFKSLEEIENTMADKIVDIFLNFVKNKQETDPFSKLTIAFALFSKQYRKLFESIFLHSNTKGENSFRSKIYDRVFSLIETEDKKFNRNDNLVDLLFGHGLALKAYHNYNLDFIEEEVYKLMDAYILMRKERSK; this is encoded by the coding sequence ATGGGAAGAAAAATAGAGTTTCAAAAAATAGAGATTGAAAAAGCGGCATTTTTCTTACTAGAGCAAGAAGGAATTGAAAATTTTACAATCCGAAATATTGCAAGGATATTGAATTCTTCCACTTCTCCTATATATTATCATTTTAAGAGTTTGGAAGAAATTGAAAATACAATGGCAGATAAGATCGTAGATATTTTTCTAAACTTTGTAAAAAATAAGCAAGAAACAGATCCTTTTTCTAAATTGACGATTGCTTTTGCACTGTTTTCTAAACAATATAGAAAGTTATTTGAGTCTATTTTCTTACATTCCAATACCAAGGGTGAAAATTCTTTTCGTTCTAAAATCTATGATAGAGTATTTAGTTTAATAGAAACAGAAGATAAGAAATTCAATCGTAATGATAATTTAGTAGACTTATTATTTGGGCATGGTCTAGCTTTGAAAGCTTATCATAACTATAATCTGGATTTTATTGAAGAAGAAGTTTATAAGTTGATGGATGCATACATTTTAATGAGGAAAGAGCGAAGTAAATAA
- a CDS encoding dihydrofolate reductase, which yields MIVCVGENNLIGDKDPSGNGLLWHSKEELLYYKSITTGQVTLFGENTAKFVPIHLMKKTREVLILTMDSNIEDILQQYPEKDVFLCGGATIYRYYLEHYPIAQVYVSKLKKHVEVAEAKNPLYFPDLESLGYVCVKETEYEDFIACIYEKKRA from the coding sequence ATGATTGTTTGTGTGGGAGAAAATAATTTAATTGGAGATAAGGATCCAAGTGGAAATGGATTGTTATGGCATTCTAAGGAAGAATTGTTGTATTATAAATCGATTACAACAGGGCAGGTAACTTTGTTTGGAGAAAACACAGCAAAATTTGTGCCAATACATTTGATGAAAAAGACAAGAGAAGTTCTTATTTTGACGATGGACAGTAATATAGAGGATATTTTACAGCAATATCCTGAGAAAGATGTGTTCTTATGTGGAGGAGCAACCATTTATCGTTATTATTTAGAGCATTATCCGATAGCTCAAGTTTATGTATCGAAATTAAAGAAGCATGTGGAAGTAGCAGAAGCAAAGAATCCCCTATATTTTCCGGATTTAGAAAGTTTGGGATATGTTTGTGTGAAAGAAACAGAATATGAGGATTTTATTGCTTGTATTTATGAAAAAAAGAGAGCTTAG